One part of the Prionailurus bengalensis isolate Pbe53 chromosome B2, Fcat_Pben_1.1_paternal_pri, whole genome shotgun sequence genome encodes these proteins:
- the LOC122489359 gene encoding neurogenic locus notch homolog protein 4-like, translated as MGAGRCEGKSTTLVGIRQVQKWWWLRAHVGLLQAAKHPEKSGSAALPTPMPSSSPSLVLRCGDFPEPCANRGTCLSLSQGQGSCQCAPGFLGETCQFPDPCQDGQLCQNGGSCQALLPALPGSPSLPSPLAPSFSCTCPSGFTGHRCQAQLKDPCSSFCSKMGRCHIQASGRPRCSCLPGWTGERCSGGEDGTARNTGLGSGVGKMELESAKQPAPLRTEAVRVNKPSC; from the exons atgggggcggggcgaTGCGAGGGCAAGAGCACCACTCTGGTAGGGATCAGGCAAGTGCAGAAGTGGTGGTGGCTGAGAGCACATGTGGGGCTGCTGCAGGCAGCAAAGCACCCAGAGAAATCTGGGAGCGCAGCGCTCCCCACTCCTATGCCTTCCTCATCTCCATCCCTAGTGCTTCGGTGTGGGGACTTCCCAGAACCCTGTGCCAACAGAGGCACCTGCCTGAGCCTATCTCAGGGACAAGGGAGCTGCCA gtgtgCCCCTGGCTTCCTGGGTGAGACATGCCAGTTTCCTGACCCCTGCCAGGATGGCCAGCTCTGCCAGAATGGGGGCAGCTGCCAAGCTCTGCTTCCCGccctcccaggctcccccagcCTTCCCTCTCCCTTGGCCCCCAGCTTCTCCTGCACCTGCCCCTCTGGCTTCACTGGCCACAGGTGCCAGGCCCAACTCAAGGACCCCTGTTCTTCCTTCTGTTCCAAAATGGGCCGCTGCCATATCCAGGCCTCAGGCCGCCCACGATGTTCCTGTCTGCCTGGATGGACAGGTGAGCGCTGCAGTGGTGGGGAGGACGGGACAGCCAGGAACACTGGACTGGGAAGTGGGGTGGGAAAGATGGAACTGGAGTCTGCAAAACAGCCAGCTCCTTTGAGGACAGAGGCTGTGAGAGTCAACAAGCCCTCTTGCTGA